A part of Peromyscus maniculatus bairdii isolate BWxNUB_F1_BW_parent chromosome 10, HU_Pman_BW_mat_3.1, whole genome shotgun sequence genomic DNA contains:
- the LOC102920950 gene encoding UDP-glucuronosyltransferase 2B31-like yields the protein MSVKMTAALLLLLLQLSGFFGSGSGGKVLVWPMEYSHWINLKTILDELVKKGHEVTVLIPSVFLSYEVEDTSAIQFEMYPSSFPMANLEELFVGSLRKHIYELPKKSFWRYFLMLQELFWLGSDFSESLCKDAVFNKELMTKLHNSSFDVIVADPFLPCGDLLAEILKIPLVYSLRFFPGSTYEKYSGGLPLPPSYVPPAMSELSDRMTFMERVQNVIYVLSFDFWFQTYNEKKWNQLYSEVLGRPTTLTELMGKADIWLIRTYWDLEFPHPLLPNFDYVGGLHCRPAKPLPKEIEDFVQSSGEHGVVVFSLGSMVGTLTEERANVIAAGLAQIPQKVLWRFEGKKPDTLGSNTRLYKWIPQNDLLGHPKTRAFITHGGTNGIYEAIYHGIPVVGIPLFGDQFDNVVRMKAKGAGVRLDFLTMSSTDLVGAVKTVTNDPSYKENAMRLSRIHHDQPVKPLDRAVFWVEYVMRHKGAKHLRVAAHDLTWFQYHSLDVLGFLLACVLTVMLIIMKCCLFCCRKFGKAGKKKKRE from the exons ATGTCTGTAAAAATGACAGCggccctgctcctgctcctgctccagctGAGTGGCTTCTTTGGATCTGGGAGTGGTGGGAAGGTGCTGGTGTGGCCAATGGAATACAGCCATTGGATCAACTTAAAGACAATCCTAGATGAGCTTGTGAAGAAGGGACATGAAGTGACCGTTTTGATAccctcagttttcctttcttacGAGGTTGAGGACACATCTGCTATTCAGTTTGAGATGTACCCTTCATCCTTTCCCATGGCTAATTTGGAGGAACTTTTTGTGGGCTCACTCAGGAAACACATTTATGAGCTGCCAAAGAAATCATTTTGGAGATACTTTTTAATGTTACAAGAACTTTTTTGGTTAGGCTCTGACTTTTCTGAGAGTCTCTGCAAAGATGCAGTTTTTAACAAGGAACTCATGACAAAACTACACAATTCAAGCTTTGATGTTATTGTAGCAGATCCCTTCCTACCCTGCGGTGACCTGCTGGCTGAGATTCTCAAGATACCACTTGTGTACAGTCTCCGCTTCTTTCCTGGATCCACATATGAAAAGTACAGTGGAGGACTCCCACTGCCTCCTTCCTATGTGCCTCCTGCTATGTCAGAATTGAGTGATCGAATGACATTCATGGAGAGGGTGCAAAATGTAATCTATGTGCTGTCTTTTGACTTTTGGTTCCAAACATATAATGAGAAGAAGTGGAATCAGCTTTACAGTGAAGTATTAG GAAGACCCACGACACTCACCGAGTTGATGGGGAAGGCAGATATATGGCTCATTCGAACCTACTGGGATTTGGAATTTCCTCACCCTCTCTTACCAAATTTTGATTATGTTGGAGGACTCCACTGCAGACCTGCCAAGCCTCTGCCAAAG GAAATAGAAGACTTTGTCCAGTCATCTGGAGAACATGGTGTTGTGGTGTTTTCCCTGGGGTCCATGGTGGGTACCCTAACAGAAGAAAGGGCCAATGTGATTGCAGCAGGCCTTGCCCAGATTCCACAGAAG GTTCTTTGGCGATTTGAAGGCAAGAAGCCAGACACCTTGGGCTCCAACACTAGGCTCTACAAATGGATCCCCCAGAACGACCTTCTCG GTCATCCTAAAACCAGAGCTTTTATAACTCATGGTGGCACCAATGGCATCTATGAGGCGATCTACCACGGGATCCCTGTGGTTGGCATTCCTTTGTTTGGAGACCAGTTTGATAATGTTGTTCGTATGAAGGCCAAAGGAGCAGGTGTTAGACTGGACTTTCTCACAATGTCCAGTACAGATTTGGTTGGTGCAGTGAAGACAGTCACAAATGACCCTTC CTATAAGGAGAATGCCATGCGGCTATCAAGAATCCACCACGATCAGCCAGTGAAGCCCCTGGACAGAGCCGTCTTCTGGGTTGAGTATGTCATGCGCCACAAAGGAGCCAAGCACCTTCGTGTGGCAGCACATGACCTCACCTGGTTCCAGTACCACTCTCTGGATGTGCTTGGATTCCTGCTGGCCTGTGTGCTGACTGTGATGCTCATCATCATGAAGTGTTGCCTCTTTTGTTGCCGGAAGTTTGGTAAagctggaaagaagaagaaaagggagtag